The sequence CGACGACCTGGCCGACCCCGAGGCCGCCCTCGCGGCCCTGGAGAACACCCCGTTCATCGTGAGCCTGGAGCAGCGCGCCAGCGCGGTCACCGACCGCGCCGACGTGGTGCTGCCGGTCGCGACGGTGAGCGAGAAGTCCGGCACGTTCGTCAACTGGGAGGGCCGCGGCCGTACGTTCGAGGAGGCGCTCCCGGTCCCCGGGATCATGAGCGACCTGCGGACCATCGCCGCGATCGCCGACCACATGGACATCCACCTCGGCCTCCCGGACCCCGCGGCCGCCCGCCGCGAGCTCGGCTCGATCGGCGCGTGGCGCGGCTCCCGGGCCGCCGCCCCGGCCGTGAGCGCCCGGACGGCCGCCGCCCCCAAGGCCGGCGAGGCGTTCCTGGCCACCTGGCACCTGCTGCTCGACGACGGCCGCCTGCAGGACGGCGAGCCGTACCTGGCGGGGACCGCCCGGACGGGTGAGGCGCTGGTGTCGGCGGCCACCGCGGCCGAGTCAGGCGTCGCCGACGGCGACAAGATCATCGTCACCACCGAGCAGGGCTCGCTGAGCCTGCCGGTGCGGATCGCCGACCTGCCCGACCGGGTGGTGTGGCTGCCGTCGAACTCCGCCGGCCGCTCGGTGACCCGTGACCTGTGCGCCACGGCCGGTGACATCGTCAAGATCGGGAGTGCCTCATGAGGACTCTTCTCGTAGCGGCCGATCCGACCCTTGCCGACTTCGGCAAGGATCCGCTCTGGATCAGCATCATCAAGGCCGCCGTCATCTTCATCGTCCTGATGCTGGGCGTGCTCTTCGGCGTGTGGTTCGAGCGCAAGCTGATCTCCCGCATGCAGAACCGGTACGGCCCCAACCGGGCCGGGAAGTTCGGCCTGCTGCAGTCGGTGGCCGACGGACTGAAGATGGGTCTCAAGGAAGACCTGATGCCGCGGACCGTGGACAAGGTGATCTACTTCATCGCCCCGGTCGTCCTCGCGGTCCCCGCCTTCCTGGCCTTCTCGGTCATCCCCATGGGCCCCATGGTCTCGATGTTCGGCGTCACGACGCCGCTGCAGCTCACCGACCTGCCGGTCGCGGTGCTGCTGGTGCTGGCGATGGCCTCGATCAGCGTGTACGGCATCGTGCTCGCCGGTTGGGGATCGCGCTCGCCGTACACGATCCTGGGCGGCCTGCGGGCCAGCGCGCAGGTGGTCTCCTACGAGATCGCGATGGGCCTGTCGTTCGTGGGCGTCTTCCTGTTCGCGGGGACGCTGTCCACCTCGGAGATCGTCAGCGCGCAGGCCTCCGGCGGCACGTTCCCGCTGGGCGGCCTCGACATCCCGATGCCCTCGTGGTACATGATCCTGCTGATCCCGTCCTTCCTGATCTACATCGTCACGATGCTGGGCGAGACCAACCGGGTCCCCTTCGACCTGCCCGAGGGCGAGGGCGAGCTGGTCGGCGGCTTCCAGACCGAGTACTCCAACTCGCTGAAGTTCGCGGTCATCATGCTCGCCGAGTACGTCAACGTCTTCGTGGTGTCGGCCGTGTCGATCACCCTGTTCATGGGCGGCTGGCGGGCCCCGTTCCCGATCTCCATGTGGGACGGCGCGAACGCCGGCTGGTGGCCGCTGCTGTGGTTCTTCCTCAAGATGGTGCTGGTCTTCTCCTTCTTCATCTGGTGCCGCGCCTCGCTGCCGCGAGTCCGCTACGACCAGCTCATGGCACTCGGCTGGAAGATCCTCATCCCGATCAACCTCGGCTGGATCCTCCTGGTCGCCACCGTCCGGGCCATGCAGATGGAGACCGTCGACAAGTCGCTCGTGCTGATCCTGGCCGCGATCGTGCTCGTCGGCTGCATCACCATCTGGTGGCGCTTCGACAGCGTGCTGCAGAAGCGCAAGGAGGAAAAGGCCGCTCAGGTCCAGGCCGAGTTCGAGCACCTCGAAGCCGAGCCGACCGCGGGTGGTTTCCCTGTGCCGCCGCTCGACCTGCCGCACTACCACGGGGTAGAGCGCAAGGAGGTTCCCAGTGGGACTAACTGATTGGCTGAATCCCGTCAAGGGGTTCGGCGTGACCTTCCACACCATGTTCAAGAAGGTCGAGACGGTCAACTACCCCGAGGAGAAGAAGCCCACTGCTCCGCGTTTCCACGGCCGGCACCAGCTCAACCGCTGGCCCGACGGCCTGGAGAAGTGCGTCGGCTGTGAGCTCTGCGCCTGGGCCTGTCCGGCCGACGCGATCTTCGTCGAGGGTGCGGACAACACCGACGAGGAGCGGTTCTCGCCGGGCGAGCGCTACGGGCGCACCTACCAGATCAACTATCTGCGGTGCATCCTGTGCGGCCTGTGCATCGAGGCCTGCCCCACCCGCGCGCTGACCATGACCAACGAGTACGAGCTCGCCGACTCCAGCCGCGAGAGCCTCATCTACACCAAGGAGATGCTCCTCGCGCCGCTCGGTCCCGGCATGGAGCTCCCCCCTCACCCCATGCGTCTGGGTGAGACGGAAGAGGACTACTACCGGCTGGGACGTAACAATGGGTGAGACCATCACGTTCTGGGTGCTGGCCGTCGTCTCGGTCTCCGCCGCCCTCGGACTCGTCTTCAGCCGCAAGGCCGTCTACTCGGCCCTCATGCTGGGCGTCGTCATGCTGTCCCTCGCGGTGCTCTACGCCGTCCAGGACGCTCCCTTCCTCGCCGCGGTGCAGATCATCGTCTACACCGGCGCGGTCATGATGCTCTTCCTGTTCGTGCTGATGCTGGTCGGCGTGGACTCCGCCGACTCGCTGGTCGAGACGATCAAGGGGCAGCGCTTCTGGGCGACCATCGCGGGCCTGGGCTTCGCCGCCCTGCTCGCCCTGGGAGCCGGCAACATGGTCTTCGCCCCGGCGAAGGGCGTCGGCGGCGCCGTACAGGAGGCGGGCGGCAACGTCCCGGCCCTGGCCCAGCTCATCTTCACCAGGCACGTCTTCGCCTTCGAGGTCACCTCGGCGCTGCTGATCACCGCCGCGCTCGGCGCGATGGTCCTGGCCCACCGCGAGCGGGTCCGCCCCAAGGCGACCCAGCGCGACCTGGCCCGCGCCCGGTTCACCGGCCCGCAGCCGTCGCCGCTGCCCGGACCGGGCACCTACGCGCTGCACAACGCCATCGACATGCCGGCGCTGCTGCCCGACGGCTCGGTCTCGCCCAAGTCGATCAACCGGGTGCTCGCCCGGCACGACCAGGAGGACGGCGTCAGGCCGACCGACCCGGCGAAGGCCGCGCTCGTCAAGCAGGTCATCGACAAGGACGTCGCCGTCGAGGAAGACGTCGCCGCGACAGAAGCGGCTCATCAGGAGGACGCCAAGTGACCACTCACTACCTGGTGCTCTCCGCGCTGCTGTTCGCGATCGGTGGCGCCGGCGTGCTGGTGCGGCGGAACGCGATCGTGGTGTTCATGTGCGTGGAGCTCATGCTCAACGCCTGCAACCTCGCGTTCGTCACCTTCGCCAGGCAGCACGGCAACCTGGACGGCCAGCTCATCGCGTTCTTCGTGATGGTGGTGGCCGCGGCCGAGGTCGTGATCGGCCTTGCCATCATCGTGATGATCTTCCGAACCCGCAGGTCCGCGTCGGTGGACGACGCCAACCTGCTGAAGTACTAAGAGGTGGCCGGTGCAATCTCCTGTTGAGATCGTCCAGCACTCCGGTGGAGTGATCGGGGTCTCCTGGCTGATGATCGCGCTGCCGCTGCTCGGGGCCGCGATCCTGCTGCTCGGCGGACGCCGTACCGACCGCTGGGGCCACCTCCTCGGTGTCGCCATGTCGCTGGCCGCCTTCGTGGTGGCCGTCGTCTCCTTCGTCGAGATACTCGGCCTGCCCGAGTCGGAGCGCCGCCGGGGTATCGAGCTCTACCAGTTCATCCCCGGCATCGCCGACATGGGGCTGCTGATCGACCCGTTGTCGATCAGCTTCGCCCTGCTGATCACCGGTGTGGGCTCGCTGATCCACATCTACTCGGTCGGCTACATGTCGCACGACCCCGACCGGCGCCGGTTCTTCGCCTACCTGAACCTGTTCGTCGCGGCGATGCTCCTGCTGGTGCTGGCCGACAACTACGTCGCCCTGTTCATCGGCTGGGAGGGCGTGGGTCTCGCGTCCTACCTGCTGATCGGGTTCTGGCAGTTCAAGCCGACCGCGGCGGCCGCCGCCAAGAAGGCGTTCATCGTCAACCGCGTCGGCGACTTCGGCCTGCTGATCGCGATCTTCACGGTCTGGACCACGTTCGGCTCGGTCGCCTTCGGCGACCTCTCCGGCGCCACCGTCAGCGGGGCGATCGACTCCGGCGCCACCTCGCAGGGCACGATCACCGCGATCGGCCTGCTGCTGCTCCTCGGCGCCTGCGGCAAGTCGGCCCAGCTCCCGCTGCAGTCGTGGCTGCTGGACGCGATGGAGGGCCCGACCCCGGTCTCGGCCCTCATCCACGCCGCGACCATGGTCACCGCCGGTGTCTACCTGGTCGTCCGGTCCGGCGCGTTCTTCGAGGCCGCCCCGACCGCGCAGCTCGTCGTGACGATCGTCGGCGTGGCCACGCTGCTCGCCGGTGCGATCATCGGTTGCGCCAAGGACGACATCAAGAAGGGCCTGGCGGGCTCGACGATGTCGCAGATCGGCTACATGATGCTCGGCGCGGGCCTCGGCCCGGTGGGCTACGCCTTCGCCATCGCGCACCTGATCACG comes from Streptosporangium roseum DSM 43021 and encodes:
- the nuoH gene encoding NADH-quinone oxidoreductase subunit NuoH; amino-acid sequence: MRTLLVAADPTLADFGKDPLWISIIKAAVIFIVLMLGVLFGVWFERKLISRMQNRYGPNRAGKFGLLQSVADGLKMGLKEDLMPRTVDKVIYFIAPVVLAVPAFLAFSVIPMGPMVSMFGVTTPLQLTDLPVAVLLVLAMASISVYGIVLAGWGSRSPYTILGGLRASAQVVSYEIAMGLSFVGVFLFAGTLSTSEIVSAQASGGTFPLGGLDIPMPSWYMILLIPSFLIYIVTMLGETNRVPFDLPEGEGELVGGFQTEYSNSLKFAVIMLAEYVNVFVVSAVSITLFMGGWRAPFPISMWDGANAGWWPLLWFFLKMVLVFSFFIWCRASLPRVRYDQLMALGWKILIPINLGWILLVATVRAMQMETVDKSLVLILAAIVLVGCITIWWRFDSVLQKRKEEKAAQVQAEFEHLEAEPTAGGFPVPPLDLPHYHGVERKEVPSGTN
- the nuoI gene encoding NADH-quinone oxidoreductase subunit NuoI, whose protein sequence is MGLTDWLNPVKGFGVTFHTMFKKVETVNYPEEKKPTAPRFHGRHQLNRWPDGLEKCVGCELCAWACPADAIFVEGADNTDEERFSPGERYGRTYQINYLRCILCGLCIEACPTRALTMTNEYELADSSRESLIYTKEMLLAPLGPGMELPPHPMRLGETEEDYYRLGRNNG
- a CDS encoding NADH-quinone oxidoreductase subunit J, yielding MGETITFWVLAVVSVSAALGLVFSRKAVYSALMLGVVMLSLAVLYAVQDAPFLAAVQIIVYTGAVMMLFLFVLMLVGVDSADSLVETIKGQRFWATIAGLGFAALLALGAGNMVFAPAKGVGGAVQEAGGNVPALAQLIFTRHVFAFEVTSALLITAALGAMVLAHRERVRPKATQRDLARARFTGPQPSPLPGPGTYALHNAIDMPALLPDGSVSPKSINRVLARHDQEDGVRPTDPAKAALVKQVIDKDVAVEEDVAATEAAHQEDAK
- the nuoK gene encoding NADH-quinone oxidoreductase subunit NuoK, whose protein sequence is MTTHYLVLSALLFAIGGAGVLVRRNAIVVFMCVELMLNACNLAFVTFARQHGNLDGQLIAFFVMVVAAAEVVIGLAIIVMIFRTRRSASVDDANLLKY
- the nuoL gene encoding NADH-quinone oxidoreductase subunit L, producing MIALPLLGAAILLLGGRRTDRWGHLLGVAMSLAAFVVAVVSFVEILGLPESERRRGIELYQFIPGIADMGLLIDPLSISFALLITGVGSLIHIYSVGYMSHDPDRRRFFAYLNLFVAAMLLLVLADNYVALFIGWEGVGLASYLLIGFWQFKPTAAAAAKKAFIVNRVGDFGLLIAIFTVWTTFGSVAFGDLSGATVSGAIDSGATSQGTITAIGLLLLLGACGKSAQLPLQSWLLDAMEGPTPVSALIHAATMVTAGVYLVVRSGAFFEAAPTAQLVVTIVGVATLLAGAIIGCAKDDIKKGLAGSTMSQIGYMMLGAGLGPVGYAFAIAHLITHGFFKANMFLGAGSVMHAMNDEVDMRRYGGLFSVMKVTAVTFIIGYLAIIGFPLLSGYFTKDGIIETAMEHNQILGWLAVVGAGITGFYMSRMIFMTFFGKKRWADDAHPHESPSVMTVPLVILSIGSIFLGAFLILDNRFMKFLVPAVGAPEEMPTFHFVSTAGLATLALVAAGAAFAWFRYGAAEVPQVAPRGSFLTTFARRDLYGDALNETLFMRPGQWLARIAVFVDNRGIDGLVNGLAATIGGTSGRLRRIQTGYVRSYALSILFGAAVVVGALLYVGNM